In Candidatus Zixiibacteriota bacterium, the genomic window ACCGCTGGCGCGGAATGACATTCTGTATGTCCCTTGCTTGGAAATATCAACGGTTTGTGTTAAATGTACCGGTCCCTGAACTAATAGATAATCATAAGGACCGGATAAACAAAACGGTTTGGGAATAACCTGTCCAAAATTAATCACAAAATCCTGATTACGGGAATCGGCCTGCCAATCAACTTTATTGGCTAAATTAAAGATCATCGCCTCACCGTCAGTTGCTATCGGAACATCTTCAGTGACATCACCAGCTTGACCGGTAACGAGCATTTGCAGTTCTATAGGCAATTCATTATAGATCACAGCCGGAATTGTGCGATATGAAGGCGTTGGATTAATGGGTCCGGAAGGCATCATCGGCAGAGTCTCATCCAGAAGCTGACTGCGCATAAAATCGCCAGTCACGAATTGCTCGGCCAGTTCCCAGCTTAACACCTGATGATCGGTCGTACCGGGGATAAGAACTTCAAAATGACAATTAGCGACCGTCCAGTTACCCATCTTAAAAAGGCGCAAATGAAACCGGGCGGTTTGAAAATCACCGCATTCTAATTGAATTACTCCCGGAGTCCATCCGTCCGCTTCGCAATAGCTCGCCTGAACGTCTCCGATAGCATCAGTCCATCGGCAATTAAACGGGGGCTGATCGGGCATGCCGAGAGCCGTACGGTCACCGTCGAGAGACATCAAGGCCGCCATGATATTCCGCGGATCGGCTTCGCCGACAAAAATCAGGTTGATAGGATCGTGGCCCTGACTGGTGAATTCACTTCCGGTGAATGGCCAGAGAGTCAATGACTCTGAACCGAGTCCAACTGTAACGAGCGGGTCGGGCGCGGGATATGATTCATAATTATAGGCGGCGGCTTTGAGACGGGCCGCTTCCTGCTCAATCGAATCTTCGGTTGCGGGTACCGGCTCTACTCCGATTTCACATCCGACGATAAGCAAAAACATGGAAAGTGTGATTAGAATTGTGATTGCTCGATACATAATTTTCCTCCCTGCATCAAACTTTTTGATTTGTTACCTGTTTTGTTTTCCAAAGAACGTGCGAACTACTCGTTGCTTTTGCAAGACCGATGCCAAAACTCAAATGGGACTTTGATGCACGGCAAGTTGTTATGATTTAATTGGTTGTGGATGTGAATCAAAAAACGGGTTCGGTTGTCTTAATGAGTATAAAGTAATCACTCACTTTTCAAATGTAAAGAACTTTTGGCTTGAAAAAGACTAATCAATTATCAATCAACGAATTGAAATCAAGAACGCAAATGGTAGAAAGTAACCATCGGGGAATATGGTTTGACCTGTCGATATTGAAAGTCTATATTAGTCTGTGCTCTCTTAGTGGAGGCTATCATGCCCGATAATGAAGAATCAAAAAGCTTGCAATCCGCGTTCGATGAACTGAAATGTATTAATCGAACAATGGATAAAATTTGCCGGGTTTCTGAGATCAATCATATCATGTCGATTATTATCGATGAGCTCATAAATTTGACCGACGCTGATGAAGGTGTGGTCAATCTATTGGCGGAAGAAAAACTCAGCGCCGATCCCGATACGGTAGTGCGAGCGGGAGACTCCGAAAATCCGGACGATTCTTTTAAGGTACCGGATTTAATCGCCGGATGGGTCATAAGAAATAAGCGAATATTTTTATCGGAAAATATCGAGACCGATGCAAGGGTTACCGGCTTATCTTCTTCTGGCGGTCGGCATATTTCCGTTCTTTGCTGTCCAATGGTTACACGGGGGAAAATCATCGGATTGACGACCCTGGTTAAGGGTAAAGATAAATCTCCTTTTTCGGATGACAACAGCCGCGTCACCGGAATCATCACATCTCAAACAGCTCAGATTCTCAGTAACGCCATCCTTTTAAAAGAATTGGCGGCCAAAACCAAACTTTTAGAAATATCCCGGAAAAAGTTACATGATGAAAACATTCGTTTGAGCGCGGAATTGAAATCGAATTTTGGTTTTGAAAACATCATCAGTAAATCATCCGGAATGAAAAAGGTATTGACGATGGCGTCAAAAGTTGCTACCAATGATTCTCCGGTGTTAGTTACCGGACCAACCGGAACGGGAAAAGAGCTCATCGCCCAGGCTATACATTATAACAGCAATCGTAGGGACAAAGCATTTGTCGTCAAAAACTGCGGCGTTAAAACAGAATCGCTTCTTGAGGCTGAATTATTCGGATATGTTAAGGGAGCTTTTACGGGAGCTGACCGAGATAAACCCGGCCTGTTTCGCGAAGCGGATGGCGGCACAATATTATTAGACGAAGTCGGTGAAGCCCCTTTAACGACTCAGGTCGCCATTTTACGGGTTCTGGAGAACGGTGAAATCAGGCCGGTCGGGGCTTCAAAAACCGAAACAGTAAACGTCAGGGTGATATCAGCCACTAATCGGGATTTGAGTGAAGAAATCGAAAAAGGTGATTTCCGCCGCGATTTATTTTACAGGTTAAATACCTTCACGATTGAACTTCCTCCCCTGTCGCATCGCCGTGACGATATTCCCCTTCTGGTTCATTATTTCATGAGGAAATTAAAGGAAAAATTATCTCTGAATGAACCGTCGATTACTCAGGAAACTCTCGACGCCCTTATAAAGTACAGTTGGCCGGGTAATGTCAGACAACTCGAAAACGAAATTGAACGGGCGTTGGTATTAGGTGATAGCGACGGGAAAATTGATATTAAACATCTTTCTCCCGAAATTTTAAAACGAGATGCCACCAACACATCTTATAATGATTATCGAGGACCGCTTAAAAATCTAATTGAGGATATCGAGCGCAGCGTAATCACAGCGACATTGGTCGAAAACGATGGAAATATTTTAAGGACATCCAAAATACTTGACCTGACCCGCAAAGGATTAAAAGATAAAATGGCACGATACGGAATATCTACTCGGGATGATCACAAATCCTGATAAATTTCATTCTATTCTGATTCAGAAATAATTATCTTAAAACGGGGATGATTTTCGAGGGGTTTCCATAAGGGATCAATTTTCAAATATGGCCTGGAGACAAATCCGGGAATTGTCAAAAGATGTTCGAGTCGCTCGACAGCGACGTCATACTCTTCAAAAATCACCAGAATTTCCGCCATATTCACAACCAGGAATAGCGCGTCAAATGCGTCCTTTGATGTCGGTAAAAGTTCAAGCGCCATCTGACCGTGGTACAAGGCGCTGTCTTTTTGTCTCAACGCGCCGTAGGCCATGCTTAGTTGGCTATGATAGCGGGCATCGAATCCGGCGCCGTTTTCTTTCTGTGCCAATAGAATCAGAGCCGAATCAGCAAATTGCTTTTCCGTTTCATATTGTTCAAGAAGCCTGTATATCCGGGCTTGGTGCAGATAGAATGCAACCGCATCGGTTCCGGGCTGAGTCTTTTCCAATATTTTGCCCAAATTCGGTTCAACCAATCTCAGCAACCACCAGTAATACTGCGAGCGAGACATATCCACACGATGAGCCGATTTGCTAAGTTCAATTTTCGCTTTTTCCGCATCTCCATTAGAAAAAATATCCAACCAGGCTTTGTAAATGCACGGCAGGGGCCAATCGGGAGCCAGGGCACCCGCTTTTTCCAAATATACCCGGGCTTCGTCATAATTACGGATAAGCCCGAGTGTTAAACCAATATCGAAGGCTTTGAGATTTGAAAGCGGATCGAGCTCAAATGATTTTTTGAAATTATTAATCGCTTCTTCGAATTGGCCTTGACGTCTTTGAACCGCTCCAAGCGAACTATAGGCGTCGGCCTGATTGGGCAACTTTTGAATGACCATGGCGAACGCCTGTATGGCTCGGCCGTAAACCATATCGCAATGATAATAAATATACCCCATAGCCAGATGCGCTTCGGGAAGAGCCGGTTGTAATTCCAAAGCACGGGATGCCGCCTCGCGGGCTTTGCCGCAGCGCTCTTCGGTGCGGTCATACCCTTCCCAAAAAAGACTTTCGTGTCCCCGAGAAAGCATGGCATGGGCCAGCGAAAATTCCGGGTCAAGTTCAACCGCTTTTTGATACATTTGCGTCGCGATTAATATATCGTCGTGGTCCCAACTACGATGGAAGTAATCATTACCCCTCAGATAGTAATCATAAGCTTCTATATTATGTGTGGGAATTTCCTTGAGAGCATCCTGTCCGGATTCATGCATCACAATATTTAAAGTTTTCGCGACGTTTTCCGCTATATCAATCTGAACCGAAAATATATCTGTCAGAGTGTGAAAATACCGTCCGGCCCAGATATGAGTATCATCTTCAACCTTAATCAGTTGAGGAATTATCCGTACCCGCAGGCTTTCCTCATATTGTTCCCAGCGAATAGTCCCAATCAGTAAATAATCTACTTTTAATTCTTTGCCAATGCTGCTAATTGATTGATCCGAATCCTTAAACCGCATGGCGCTTGTACGGGAAACGACCTTAAGTCCCTGAATCGTTGCCAGTCTGGCGGTAATCTCATCGGTTATGCCGTCGGCAAAATATTGATGGGAGGGATCGCCCAGGTTCTCAAACGGCAAGACCGCGATTTTTTTGGAACCCATTGCCATATCTGTCGCCTTCTGATCGCCAATAATATAAATAATTGCCGAAATGGCTATAACAACGGCGAGTAAAAGGTAGCCAATCCTGATATTTTTATTACTGATTTTTATATCCAACTCGCGAGTTGAATCCAATTCAAAATGACCTTCCTCTTTCAGCGCGGAGACGACATCGCTTGCGTTCTCGAATCGTTCCTCCGGGTTCTTTTTCAGCAATTTATCGATTGTATCTATCAGATGCGGCGGAACATCGTCTCGGAGTTCAGTGATTGCTTTCGGGGTTTCATTGACTATGGAATAAATAACAGAGGCTTCGTAATCACCCTGAAACGGCCGTACTCCCGTGACCATCTCATATAAAACCACGCCCAGAGAAAATAAATCGGATGAGCCCGATATATCCCCGCCCGTTACCTGTTCCGGAGACATATAGCTGATGGTGCCCATCGTCGAGCCGGCTCCGGAGAGCGTCGTTTCCCCGACGGCATGTACCAGCCCGAAATCAACGATTTTAATCCTCCCCTGCGCATCAATTAGAATATTTGAAGGTTTAATATCGCGATGAACCAGACCCTTCTCATGCGCTTCAGAAAGTGCGCGGCATACCTGGCTGGCAATGTCGAATATTTTATCAAAGGCAAGAGATTTATCCTTAATATATTCTTTGAGCGACTCACTCTCAACATATTCCATGGCAATAAAAGGCCGTCCTTTGAATTCATTGACTTCATGCACGGTTATAATGTTGGGATGACTCAGAGAGGCGGCGGCTCGGGCCTCTCGTAAAAATCTTTCTTTGAATGTTGAATCCGTTACAAATTGGCGAGAGAGAAATTTAAGAGCCACCCGGCGATTCAGCTTTTCATCTTCGGCCAGATAAACGTCGCCCATCCCTCCGGATCCGATTTTGGAGACAATACGATAATTCCCTAATTCGGTTCCCGGGCGAAAATCTTCGCCGTCATTCTGGCTCATGTGCAAATCCGACATATGCATTCCCTCGGTTAAACAGACAATTAAAGATAATGAAGTTATCTTCAGGATGTAAAGTCTAATATATGATTTGAAAGTGGATTTGCAAATATCATATTTGACATGATTTATCTTGTTCCAAAATCTTTTGCCCCTTATCTTTTTGCCATATTGATAATTGGAGAAAACGATATATTGAAATCAATTTCGGTTCCCACATCATCGACTTGTGAATTTATTGATATCACATCCCAGGTTCAAAACATCGTCACCGAGTCAAATATAAAAAATGGTGTTGTCACCATGTATGTAGCTCATACCACCGCCGGGATCACCATAAATGAAAATGCCGACCCGGATGTCAAACGCGACATCCTGACGCATCTTGATAAATTAATTCCTCAGGCAGGAAATTATCGGCATGGCGAGGGAAATTCACCGGCACATATTAAGGCGAGCCTGATGGGCTCATCGGCGTCGGTAATTATAAACAATGGTAAATTGATGCTGGGCACGTGGCAGGATATATACTTTTGCGAATTTGACGGCCCCCGGACACGAAAAGTCTGGGTTAAGATAATTGAGGGATAGATGCTGAAAATTCACATTATAACAGTTGGGCGGGATAAGGATAGCTGGGTCAATGATGCCATCGATCATTATTCGAAGTTGATTAAAAAATACGCCCGCCTGGAATTTTCGATTATAGCCGAAGATAAGTATAATTCGTCAACAGATATACTTAAGGCCAAAATCAGAGAGGGTGAACGAATTATATCGCGCTTGAAGAACGGTTTTATAATCGTTCTCGATCTCAAAGGTCAGGTTTTGAATACAATGGAATTGGCTGAAAAGATATCTCAATGGCAAAATCAATCAATTTCAACATTAGAATTTATTATCGGAGGACCATTTGGACTTTCGGATGATATTTTACGCAAGGCTGATTATATCCTGAACATGTCGTCACTAACGATGTCTCATCAAATCATTAGATTGGTGTTGCTTGAGCAATTATACCGGGTCTTAAATATCAACGCCGGCGGCAGTTATCATAAATAGACTAAGATATTATATTAAAAAAGCAAAGCCCGCCTTAACAGACGGGCTCCGCATTGAGATGGGGTGTTTTTCGCTTCTTTATTTCAAAAGCACCATTTTTCGAATTTCCTGACTGCCCGCAGCGGAAGCTTTGTATAAGTATATGCCTGATGAAACTGAGGCTCCATGCGAATCGGTGCCGTCCCACTCGAAATGATGCTGTCCGGCCTGACCGTACCCGGTCCAGGTTTTTATCGCCTGTCCGGTAACGTTATAAATTATTACCTCATAATCGGACGCTTCCGGCATGGTTAGCGTAAACGAGGTGCGCGGATTAAACGGATTGGGATAATTTTGCGACAGGGCCAACTTGTTCGGTAGAGCCTGATTATCTATTAACGCCATCATCGCATTGGCGTAATAATCAGCTATTTCAACATCGATGAGCTTGAGCTCGACACCTTCTGGCACGGTTATACTCACCAGTTCAGATTCTCCGGCTTCAATCATATGTCCCGCCTGCAGGCTATAGAGCAGAACTCTGAATTCACCATAATCATTAAACCCGGTCAGCATACTCATGCTTTCGGCCTTATTGATGACTTCCGGCTCGGCAAAAGAATCTCCCTGATAGGAAAAGACCAGTAAGGCAGCGCCAATTGATTCGGGCGAATCGATGGAAACGGTGGAAATATTATCTTTTCGATTGAAAGTAACAGGCACCTCTATTTCAACCGCCGAAAATTTCGGCATAGGCGAAATAT contains:
- a CDS encoding secondary thiamine-phosphate synthase enzyme YjbQ; this encodes MLKSISVPTSSTCEFIDITSQVQNIVTESNIKNGVVTMYVAHTTAGITINENADPDVKRDILTHLDKLIPQAGNYRHGEGNSPAHIKASLMGSSASVIINNGKLMLGTWQDIYFCEFDGPRTRKVWVKIIEG
- a CDS encoding 23S rRNA (pseudouridine(1915)-N(3))-methyltransferase RlmH — encoded protein: MLKIHIITVGRDKDSWVNDAIDHYSKLIKKYARLEFSIIAEDKYNSSTDILKAKIREGERIISRLKNGFIIVLDLKGQVLNTMELAEKISQWQNQSISTLEFIIGGPFGLSDDILRKADYILNMSSLTMSHQIIRLVLLEQLYRVLNINAGGSYHK
- a CDS encoding protein kinase, which translates into the protein MSDLHMSQNDGEDFRPGTELGNYRIVSKIGSGGMGDVYLAEDEKLNRRVALKFLSRQFVTDSTFKERFLREARAAASLSHPNIITVHEVNEFKGRPFIAMEYVESESLKEYIKDKSLAFDKIFDIASQVCRALSEAHEKGLVHRDIKPSNILIDAQGRIKIVDFGLVHAVGETTLSGAGSTMGTISYMSPEQVTGGDISGSSDLFSLGVVLYEMVTGVRPFQGDYEASVIYSIVNETPKAITELRDDVPPHLIDTIDKLLKKNPEERFENASDVVSALKEEGHFELDSTRELDIKISNKNIRIGYLLLAVVIAISAIIYIIGDQKATDMAMGSKKIAVLPFENLGDPSHQYFADGITDEITARLATIQGLKVVSRTSAMRFKDSDQSISSIGKELKVDYLLIGTIRWEQYEESLRVRIIPQLIKVEDDTHIWAGRYFHTLTDIFSVQIDIAENVAKTLNIVMHESGQDALKEIPTHNIEAYDYYLRGNDYFHRSWDHDDILIATQMYQKAVELDPEFSLAHAMLSRGHESLFWEGYDRTEERCGKAREAASRALELQPALPEAHLAMGYIYYHCDMVYGRAIQAFAMVIQKLPNQADAYSSLGAVQRRQGQFEEAINNFKKSFELDPLSNLKAFDIGLTLGLIRNYDEARVYLEKAGALAPDWPLPCIYKAWLDIFSNGDAEKAKIELSKSAHRVDMSRSQYYWWLLRLVEPNLGKILEKTQPGTDAVAFYLHQARIYRLLEQYETEKQFADSALILLAQKENGAGFDARYHSQLSMAYGALRQKDSALYHGQMALELLPTSKDAFDALFLVVNMAEILVIFEEYDVAVERLEHLLTIPGFVSRPYLKIDPLWKPLENHPRFKIIISESE
- a CDS encoding sigma-54-dependent Fis family transcriptional regulator, which encodes MPDNEESKSLQSAFDELKCINRTMDKICRVSEINHIMSIIIDELINLTDADEGVVNLLAEEKLSADPDTVVRAGDSENPDDSFKVPDLIAGWVIRNKRIFLSENIETDARVTGLSSSGGRHISVLCCPMVTRGKIIGLTTLVKGKDKSPFSDDNSRVTGIITSQTAQILSNAILLKELAAKTKLLEISRKKLHDENIRLSAELKSNFGFENIISKSSGMKKVLTMASKVATNDSPVLVTGPTGTGKELIAQAIHYNSNRRDKAFVVKNCGVKTESLLEAELFGYVKGAFTGADRDKPGLFREADGGTILLDEVGEAPLTTQVAILRVLENGEIRPVGASKTETVNVRVISATNRDLSEEIEKGDFRRDLFYRLNTFTIELPPLSHRRDDIPLLVHYFMRKLKEKLSLNEPSITQETLDALIKYSWPGNVRQLENEIERALVLGDSDGKIDIKHLSPEILKRDATNTSYNDYRGPLKNLIEDIERSVITATLVENDGNILRTSKILDLTRKGLKDKMARYGISTRDDHKS